A region of the Candidatus Bathyarchaeota archaeon genome:
GAAATCTCTATGGAGAATCTGCCGAGTGTGACGGTTGATGCTGAAAAGATGCGAAGGGTCTTCCTGAACCTAATGCAGAACGCTATAGACGCTATGCCGAATGGTGGAACCCTGAGAATCCGAGGCAAGAAAATTGGAGAAGAAATTCAAGTAGCCTTTGAGGATAGTGGAGTAGGCATGTCAAAGGAGATCCAAGAGAAGATCTGGTCACCCCTATTCACGACAAAAGCCCAAGGCATGGGTCTAGGGCTCCCAATATGTAAACGCTTCATAGAAGCGCATGGCGGAAGAATCTCAGTGAAAAGCAAACCTGGAAAGGGAACAACCTTCACGATACGGATTCCATTAAAACCTTTGGTAAGGAAGTCAAGTCCTCCAATAGCCTTTCCCATCATCTATGATTAAGGGTGGGCTTGGGAATAGACCCACTTCTGTTGGATAAAATTCGGCAAAACTTCTCCTTTAACCATTAGGACTATTAGGAGTGGCTGAAAGAAGTTTTGAAAATGCTATTTTACATAATTTATTACATCTCTTCTTCTAGGTTTTGGCGGCGGGTTCTCATCCTTGTATCCTAGGGATATTGTGCATATATGCTCATATCCTTCTGGGATCCCTAATTCTCTTTTAAGCCTCTGTCCCTTCTCTGATGCAAAAATTAATTCGGTTATTGCCATTACATGTGAGCCTAGGCCGAGGGATTCTGCGGAAATCATTATGTTCTCTGCGGCTGCCGCGCAGTCAAACTCGACAAACCTGGCCGACTTATCGGCTGTGATTAGTATCACTGTTGGAGCGCACCCGAAGGGATTGAAGCTGGGATCCTTGGCTCTGTCAACCAAAAATTCTACTCCTGAATTTAGCATGTTCCCCCTCAAAATGTCAATCATCTGGGCAAGGATGCTTCTGTTCTGTATAACTGTGAAATGCCACTTTTGCTGGTTTCTAGCATTAGGCGCATGAATGGCGCACTCTAATATCTCATCTAATATCTTGTCAGGTATTTGTTCAGTCCTAAACCTTCTGATGCTCCTCCTACTCTTGATGGCTCTAATAGTCTCATTCATAAACATCACCGCCTACTCATATGCGCTGATTTAAGATTTAAAACAGATTTATATGGAGAGTGCTCCAGCCGAATTCATCCTTTCCGACTTGTGGTTTACCTCGGTAAGTGCTTGCATCCATTCAGATCTATGTGAGATTAGCAATAGTCTAGGATCAGTCAATAGTGATTTAGAAGTAATGGATGTCGAACTCAGCCTCTGGAAGAAGTCTAGTGCGTCTATGGTCGTGATTGAGGTCTTATTTGCCAGTATGATGGGTCTAGTGTAATCATCTATTTTTGGATGCAATGTATGTTAACGTTTTTGCTATTTCTTCCTTTGAGATTAACCATTTTAGCTGAACGTTTTCTTCATATATGTAGATGAGTGGAACTTTGTATTTTTGCGCTAGTTCATAGTATGCTATGGTCGCGGGCTTGGTGGCTGAGGTGCAATCCATTATAACATTGAACTGTTTTATGAGGCTGATTAGCTGCTGTTCAATTTTCTCTTTGACAGCGTCGACATCTATAATTTCCTCCCTATAGCATAGTATCCAATTGTAGGGTAGTTTCAAGTCTTTCCACTCGTTGAGGGCTTCCGGAGATGTTACGACATAAATAAAATCTGGCCTTAAGCCCTCTTTTGCAAGCAGCCTAATTGCTACTGCTGGTTCCGGTTCCTCTCTCGCCTCTCTTCTTCCAAGAAGCCCGAGATACACTACTGGCACCTTTGTTTCCGGTTGATAGAGGAAACATAGCGGTGTCCTATAAGTTAGGCGATATGTTCCTTTCACCTCTTTCTCGATTACTCCAAATCTCTCAAGCCTATTCAGGTGGTGGTATAATACTGATCCCTTCACACCCGACGTTGCTTCTATCTCTGAGAACCTTGCTACTCCTCCTCTCCTAGCGATTGCCTCTGCAATTTTTCTACTGTTATCTTGTGAGAAGGCCCACTCATAATTTGGTGTTTCCTTGCATTCGGTGAGCATATGGTGTCCTCCACTCTTATTCATTTTAATAGTGTTCAACTCTATTTAAATAGAATTTCACTCGAGCAAAATTAGAATAATAATTTCTCATTTCCTAATGTTGGTGGTGTACATGATTTACAAGCATTTCTCTCCTGAGATGCGCAGTGGACCGCCCCCGATGACCAAAATTCCATTTTTTGAGGGGGCTATCATTAATGTTTTGCATCCAATATTTATAGAGCTTAAAAAGGGAGGCTTGCTTGAAAAGAGAATTAATTTTTTATTTATAATGATTAAAAATATTATTTGGGGCTGACAGGTTTTTGGATGAACTTGACGTCGTAAGAGTCTCTGCGCTACTTCATGATATTGGAAAGCTTGAATGCTGGGCTAATAGGAGACCTTGGTCTGAGCATGTTGAATACACATATAGGTTTGTGAAGGCCTGCTTTGGCGAGGAGATTGCGCTTCATGCGAAAAGGCATCATAGTGGGCCATCATATGCGGATGAATGTCTGCCAAAGGATGACGTAGAAAGAATAGTTTGTTTGGCTGACAATATTTCCTCCGGCGCAGATAGGCGGGATCAGCCCTCCAAGGGACCCTTTATACCGTCTCCGCCAGTGAAATTGACTCATACCCTTGCAGGGAATATTATCAGGAAGAGTACTGAGGCATCTCATTTGGCGTACTTGTCTCAGATGCTTCTTCGCAGCTTAGTTGATGCTGGCCGGAATTTTTCTGAAGACTCAAAGAGGGCGTATTCTAGGGTTTTCAACATATTGAAGGTTTCGGATCTTCGTTTCATTCCGGCAGATACTAGGGATGGGGTGAATGATGTTTCGCTTTGGAACCATTTGAAGCTGGCGGCGGCATTCGCGACATGCATATATCTTTCCGGAGGCTGGAGAGGGGACGATCCAAGTAGGTATGAATTCGCCCTCCTAAGCGGCGATGCTGACAGAATTTCCAATTTTATAAATGAGTCTCTACGCCTGCCTGATCTGAACGCTAGGAGCAGACTGATAATCAATGCAACCCTCAGGGCCAAGGAATCTCTGAGTGAAGTCTTGGGGCCTGAATGCGTCCTCTACGCGTCTGGAGGAAGTTTTCTTGCAATATCCCCGCCTGGTCTGGCTGAGAAGGCGCTAAATGTCGCCGAGGAAAGTTTTGTAGAGTCTGTTAACGGTCTTCTTTCAATCACCACTTGTTTCATCATTAGTAGTGGGGACAGACTCATGGATGCCTATGGTCAAGTGTGGAGGGAGGCGATTCAGAAGATGCGGCGGGAGAAAGGAACTCGACTACTCATTCCAAGGGTTGAATTGCAGGAGGATGTGGAGCCCTGCGATGTTTGTCGGATGCGGCCTGGAATGATGGAGGATAAGTTGAAGCTCCTGCCCATAGATGCTGCGCCGAGATTTGAGAGGCTCTGTGTTTCATGCTGGGGTCTTAGGGAGATGGGTAAGGGTGTTGAGCTTGAAAAACTGAAGGATGAGAGGAACCTTGTTGGGTGCATAAAAGCTGACGGTGACGGTGTCGGGAGATTGCTTGAAGGCGAAAAATTTGCTGAGAAGGGGAGGGCGTGCACTCCTTCAAGAATCTCAACTCTAAGCGATCTGATTCATGGGGTATTTGAGGAAAGATTCATAGATGTTCTTGAGAAGTTTGGCGGTGAACCCGTGTACATGGGAGGAGACGACCTATTAGCGTTTACGCCGGGTAATGCAGCCCTGGAATTCGCGAAGGAGGCGTACTCTGTTTTTAGACGGGAGATGGCGGGAGAATGCACGTTATCGGCAGGGGTTGCCATATTCGATTACAAGCTGCCTGTTTATGTTGGCGTTGAGGCTGCTGGATACTTGCTATCAAAGGCGAAGAGTGAGGGTAAAAATAAGATCGCATACGCTGCTATTGGCGGCGCTGGGGTGACATCAACTGAGCTGAGAATGGTTAAATCTTGGAGTTGGGACGCGCTGGATAAGATACTTGACATCGCCAATTTCATGCGTGCTAGCAGTATTTCATCCTCTCAACTTAGACGGGTAGCAGAGGCTGCGGCGAGTCGTAGAGGAAGTGGTGAGGGGCGTGTAAGAGCTGAGGTTCTAACCAAATATCTGGTGGGTAGAGAGTATCTGAGCTGGAGTGATGGAGAAAAGATCCTAAAGTATCTCGAGACAGACCTGTTGGCCGAAGCATATTTCGTTTACAACCTATTTAAAGGTAGTTTGGAGGATGTCGGAAGAAAAAATTTTTAAGGCTGAAGGTGAGGATCTCGCAAAGGTCTCGGTTAATTCTGGGATGGGCGCTAAGCAATTGCAGACAGTATACCGGCTTATAAAGACTAAGCCACTGCCATATGTGCAGGCGTACATCAAAAGGCAGATCGGCAGGGATGTCAAAGGGTTTGAAGGGTTCTCCAAGATGCTTGATCTCGTAGAAAAGTATGAGGAGGACAGGAGCTCGCTTGAGAAGGTTTTTATGTACGCTGTGATGCTGTACGACTACATTGAGAAGGAGCCAATACTAGGATTAAAGGCTATTGCTGAACCTGTCATCCGAAGGATTGTTGAGAGGAGGGGGGCTGAGCTGCAGGAAGTGAAGATGTCACTACGTGGCAAAAGCCTTGAGTTGAACGTTAAGATAAGCCGGTTCAATGAAAATCCGAAACTTTTGGCTTTGGAGATCCAGAACTCTCTGAAGAGCAGCCCTGAATTCTCCAGTTTGGATTTGAGAGTTTGGATTGATCAAAGATAATGGAGGTGAGAGATATGGTGTTTGAAAGGTTGGAGAGGAGAATCATAATCTCGGGGGAGATAGAAGCGGTGACTCCGATTCACATAGGGTCGGGAAAGCCTGAAGTTGATATCGGCGAAGTTGAATTACCAGTCCTGACTTCTCCAGATGGAAAGCCGTATATTCCAGGGTCTTCTTTGAAGGGCAGAGTGAGAAGCGAAGCTGAAAGGATAGCGCGTAAGAAGGGCATCGAGGTTTGTAGGCCGCCAGATGTGCGGGAGATGTGCGGCTCAAAGAAGAAGGACATCAAAGAGTTCTGCATTTGCTGCAGAATATTTGGGACAGCTGGGAAAATCTCCTGCGCAAGCAAAGTGAAGTTTAGGGATGCATACCCAATAGATAAAATTGATATACTATTAGAGAGGACTGGTATTGCCATAGATAGAGGAACCGGCACTGTGGCGAGTGGTGCACTCTACTCTATACAGGCGGTGCCCGCAGGTGCTAGATTCAGTTTGGAAATTGTTGCCGAGAACATTACCGATGATGAGCTTAAACTTTTTAAGGCTGCTTTGAAGTCTGTTGAGGACTCTGCTTTAGGCGGATCTTCGACACGAGGTTTTGGTAAGGTTAGGATAAAGATTAAGAGCGTTAAGGAGAGGACTGCTGGTTACTATCTTGGGGAGGAGGAAGAGAGGGAGATTAAGGGTGAGGAGCTGAGCAACTGGCTTCTTTCAAACTAGAGGCATAACAGATGAGTGTATTCTGCTATAAAATACGTGGTGTTCTGAGGGCTGTTACACCGCTTCACATAGGCTCTGGTTTGAGGACCGGTGTCATTAAGCGTTGCCGTGGTTATCTCCCGGGAGCGGTTCTCCGCGGAGCTGTTGGCACAGCTTTGATAAAGAGTGTTTGCAAACTTGATAGGCCTCTGATTAATCATGAGGATTGTGAGCACTTTGAAGACTGCCTCTATGCCCAGTTGTTTGGAGAGGAGTTCGGTAAGACTTCAAAGGTATTCTTCCGCTACTCTTATCCGCAGCATTTGATTTGTAATGGGGTCTTTGAGCCTAGCCCTATGACGCTCTTTAGGTGCATTAGTCCTCAGTGCAGGAGGGTTTTCGACGATTTCATTGCTCCAGATGTCTGTAAGTGCGGCGCATCAGTTAAGCCCTATAGGGGCTTTAAGTGTTCTGGATGCGGAGAACTTGATGATGAACCGGTTAAGATTGGCAGGTTAACTTTGACTGCCGTCGACCGAGAAAAGGTTTCAGCGGCGCAGATCAGGGTGTCTGATGCCGAAGCCGCTGGCACACTTCACACCCTTGAGGTTATAGAGTTTGGAAGCCGTTTCAGCTTTGAGATTGTTGTTCACAGGGATCTGGGCGGTGCTCTAAGCATTCTTAGGAACGTATTGGAGAGGGCTCTGCCAGATGAGGGGATTGGGGGGTCAAAGTCTAGGGGGCTTGGAAAGGTTGTCGTCGAGGATTTGAGGGTTGAGCATGTCGATACATCTTCTCTGGAGAGTTGGGCTGATGAATTTGCGGCGGACCGCTTTAGAGTCAGGCTTCTCTCCCCCCTATTGCTTGATGGCGGATCTCTTGACGGGGCATCACTGCTTGAGGCTGCGCGTAGGGCTTATTCATGGGCCTTCAGTGAGGGTAAGCCTAAGCTTCCCGACGTAAACCTGAGAAGATGGGTTGTGAGGGGCGAACTCTTCAGCGGATGGTCACTGAAGTTTAATAGGATGAGGCGTGTTGAACCAGCTGTCTCCGCAGGCTCAGTCTACGAGTTTGAATGTGACGTTAAGAGCAGAGAGTTGGCGCTAAGCCTAGCTGCG
Encoded here:
- a CDS encoding nitroreductase family protein, which encodes MNETIRAIKSRRSIRRFRTEQIPDKILDEILECAIHAPNARNQQKWHFTVIQNRSILAQMIDILRGNMLNSGVEFLVDRAKDPSFNPFGCAPTVILITADKSARFVEFDCAAAAENIMISAESLGLGSHVMAITELIFASEKGQRLKRELGIPEGYEHICTISLGYKDENPPPKPRRRDVINYVK
- a CDS encoding type IV toxin-antitoxin system AbiEi family antitoxin domain-containing protein — its product is MLTECKETPNYEWAFSQDNSRKIAEAIARRGGVARFSEIEATSGVKGSVLYHHLNRLERFGVIEKEVKGTYRLTYRTPLCFLYQPETKVPVVYLGLLGRREAREEPEPAVAIRLLAKEGLRPDFIYVVTSPEALNEWKDLKLPYNWILCYREEIIDVDAVKEKIEQQLISLIKQFNVIMDCTSATKPATIAYYELAQKYKVPLIYIYEENVQLKWLISKEEIAKTLTYIASKNR
- a CDS encoding HD domain-containing protein, whose product is MDELDVVRVSALLHDIGKLECWANRRPWSEHVEYTYRFVKACFGEEIALHAKRHHSGPSYADECLPKDDVERIVCLADNISSGADRRDQPSKGPFIPSPPVKLTHTLAGNIIRKSTEASHLAYLSQMLLRSLVDAGRNFSEDSKRAYSRVFNILKVSDLRFIPADTRDGVNDVSLWNHLKLAAAFATCIYLSGGWRGDDPSRYEFALLSGDADRISNFINESLRLPDLNARSRLIINATLRAKESLSEVLGPECVLYASGGSFLAISPPGLAEKALNVAEESFVESVNGLLSITTCFIISSGDRLMDAYGQVWREAIQKMRREKGTRLLIPRVELQEDVEPCDVCRMRPGMMEDKLKLLPIDAAPRFERLCVSCWGLREMGKGVELEKLKDERNLVGCIKADGDGVGRLLEGEKFAEKGRACTPSRISTLSDLIHGVFEERFIDVLEKFGGEPVYMGGDDLLAFTPGNAALEFAKEAYSVFRREMAGECTLSAGVAIFDYKLPVYVGVEAAGYLLSKAKSEGKNKIAYAAIGGAGVTSTELRMVKSWSWDALDKILDIANFMRASSISSSQLRRVAEAAASRRGSGEGRVRAEVLTKYLVGREYLSWSDGEKILKYLETDLLAEAYFVYNLFKGSLEDVGRKNF
- the csx7 gene encoding CRISPR-associated RAMP protein Csx7 — its product is MVFERLERRIIISGEIEAVTPIHIGSGKPEVDIGEVELPVLTSPDGKPYIPGSSLKGRVRSEAERIARKKGIEVCRPPDVREMCGSKKKDIKEFCICCRIFGTAGKISCASKVKFRDAYPIDKIDILLERTGIAIDRGTGTVASGALYSIQAVPAGARFSLEIVAENITDDELKLFKAALKSVEDSALGGSSTRGFGKVRIKIKSVKERTAGYYLGEEEEREIKGEELSNWLLSN
- a CDS encoding RAMP superfamily CRISPR-associated protein translates to MSVFCYKIRGVLRAVTPLHIGSGLRTGVIKRCRGYLPGAVLRGAVGTALIKSVCKLDRPLINHEDCEHFEDCLYAQLFGEEFGKTSKVFFRYSYPQHLICNGVFEPSPMTLFRCISPQCRRVFDDFIAPDVCKCGASVKPYRGFKCSGCGELDDEPVKIGRLTLTAVDREKVSAAQIRVSDAEAAGTLHTLEVIEFGSRFSFEIVVHRDLGGALSILRNVLERALPDEGIGGSKSRGLGKVVVEDLRVEHVDTSSLESWADEFAADRFRVRLLSPLLLDGGSLDGASLLEAARRAYSWAFSEGKPKLPDVNLRRWVVRGELFSGWSLKFNRMRRVEPAVSAGSVYEFECDVKSRELALSLAALEHYAIGAYKPHGCGQIRIGKG